A single region of the Actinoplanes sp. SE50/110 genome encodes:
- a CDS encoding MarR family winged helix-turn-helix transcriptional regulator: MDEPRWLTDEQQAVWRSLVEVLVKVPAALEAQLQRDAGLTHMGYLVMMTLSEDPDRRLPMSHLAKRASASLSRLSHVVARLEERGWVRRERHAGDGRVQLAVLTDEGFAKVAATAPGHAAAVQHLVFDRLTPAQARQLGKLAEALLKRP; the protein is encoded by the coding sequence ATGGACGAGCCCCGCTGGTTGACCGACGAGCAGCAGGCGGTCTGGCGGAGCCTGGTCGAGGTGCTGGTCAAGGTCCCCGCGGCGCTGGAGGCGCAGCTGCAGCGCGACGCCGGCCTGACCCACATGGGCTATCTGGTGATGATGACGCTCTCCGAGGATCCGGATCGCCGGCTCCCGATGAGTCACCTGGCCAAGCGGGCCTCCGCGTCGCTGTCCCGGCTCTCGCACGTGGTCGCCCGGCTGGAGGAGCGGGGCTGGGTGCGGCGCGAGCGGCATGCCGGCGACGGCCGGGTCCAGCTCGCCGTGCTCACCGACGAGGGGTTCGCGAAGGTGGCCGCCACGGCGCCCGGGCACGCCGCGGCGGTGCAGCACCTGGTCTTCGACCGGCTCACCCCGGCGCAGGCACGGCAGCTCGGCAAGCTTGCTGAAGCACTGCTGAAAAGACCGTAG
- a CDS encoding S-(hydroxymethyl)mycothiol dehydrogenase gives MSQRVRGVIARAKGKPVEVTTIVVPDPGPGEAVVQVKTCGVCHTDLHYREGGINDDFPFLLGHEAAGVVEAVGAGVTDVAPGDFVILNWRAVCGTCRACAKGKPWYCFATHNATRRMTLEDGTELAPALGIGAFAEKTLVHAGQCTKVDPQARAAAVGLLGCGVMAGLGAAINTGGVTRGDSVAVIGCGGVGDGAVAGAALAGATTIIAIDTDDRKLEWARGFGATHTINARDHDVVERVRELTGGFGADVVVEAVGRPETYRQAFYARDLAGTVVLVGVPTPDMTIELPLLDVFGRGGALKSSWYGDCLPSRDFPMLTELYRQGRLDLDAFVTEEIPLDGVEQAFAKMHTGEVLRSVVVF, from the coding sequence ATGAGTCAGCGGGTGCGGGGCGTGATCGCCCGGGCGAAGGGGAAGCCGGTCGAGGTGACCACCATCGTGGTGCCCGATCCGGGACCGGGCGAGGCCGTGGTCCAGGTGAAGACGTGCGGGGTCTGCCACACCGACCTGCACTACCGCGAGGGCGGGATCAACGACGACTTCCCGTTCCTGCTCGGCCACGAGGCGGCCGGCGTGGTGGAGGCGGTCGGCGCCGGGGTGACCGACGTGGCGCCCGGTGACTTCGTGATCCTCAACTGGCGCGCGGTCTGCGGCACCTGCCGGGCCTGCGCCAAGGGCAAGCCGTGGTACTGCTTCGCCACCCACAACGCCACCCGGAGGATGACCCTGGAGGACGGCACCGAGCTCGCCCCGGCCCTGGGCATCGGCGCCTTCGCCGAGAAGACGCTGGTCCACGCGGGCCAGTGCACCAAGGTCGACCCGCAGGCCCGGGCCGCCGCGGTCGGCCTGCTGGGCTGCGGCGTGATGGCCGGCCTGGGCGCGGCGATCAACACCGGCGGGGTGACCCGCGGCGACTCGGTCGCGGTGATCGGCTGTGGCGGGGTCGGCGACGGCGCGGTGGCCGGCGCGGCGCTGGCCGGGGCCACCACGATCATCGCGATCGACACCGACGACCGGAAGCTGGAGTGGGCGCGCGGTTTCGGCGCCACCCACACGATCAACGCCCGGGACCACGACGTGGTCGAGCGGGTGCGGGAGCTGACCGGCGGTTTCGGCGCCGACGTGGTGGTCGAGGCGGTCGGCCGCCCCGAGACGTACCGGCAAGCGTTCTATGCCCGTGATCTGGCCGGGACGGTGGTGCTGGTCGGCGTGCCGACCCCGGACATGACGATCGAGCTGCCGCTGCTCGACGTGTTCGGCCGCGGTGGCGCGCTGAAGTCCAGCTGGTACGGCGACTGCCTGCCCAGCCGGGACTTCCCGATGCTGACCGAGCTCTACCGGCAGGGCCGGCTCGACCTGGACGCGTTCGTCACCGAGGAGATCCCGTTGGACGGGGTCGAGCAGGCGTTCGCCAAGATGCACACCGGTGAGGTGCTGCGGTCGGTGGTCGTCTTCTAG
- a CDS encoding trehalase family glycosidase, with protein sequence MAGVAGDRSGKGLDFTMHPSPSSSPVADPSAELWQSAVRVLDTNWSGDHTVPSRRLYPHQWSWDAAFIAVGLAYVNPTRAWRDLRSLFEAQWPDGRVPHIVFDPATAEDDYFPGPGFWNVPVYAGRPARRSTGLVQPPLHALAAWEVYRHAAAHGAACVSAARTELAWLYPRLVAQQEYLTERRDAGGTGLASIVHPWESGLDNSPAWDQALAAVPADHTLLARYQRRDLAVSDAAHRPTDEDYARYVGLVLSYRDSGYSDSELIERHPFVAECPAYNSILAVAELALAQIAGVLGRPADAGRHRDRAREITTALSRRLWDPASASFRVRDARTGRLSPAHCVSGLLPLMLPDLPAEQVQAIMADVRSERFRLPVPSVDRTSPAFDPHRYWRGPVWVNVNWLLRRGMLVHGFRGAAEELRRALLRLVHEHGHYEYFHPETGEGLGAPTFGWTAALCLDLLADRSAPAYSRT encoded by the coding sequence ATGGCGGGGGTTGCCGGCGACCGCAGTGGAAAGGGCCTCGACTTCACGATGCATCCGTCCCCGTCGTCATCCCCGGTCGCCGATCCGTCCGCCGAGCTGTGGCAGTCCGCGGTCCGCGTGCTGGACACCAACTGGTCCGGCGACCACACCGTGCCGTCGCGCCGCCTCTACCCGCATCAGTGGAGCTGGGACGCCGCGTTCATCGCGGTCGGGCTGGCCTACGTCAACCCCACCCGGGCCTGGCGGGACCTGCGCAGCCTGTTCGAGGCACAATGGCCGGACGGGCGGGTGCCGCACATCGTGTTCGACCCGGCGACCGCCGAGGACGACTACTTCCCGGGGCCGGGTTTCTGGAACGTGCCGGTCTACGCCGGCCGGCCGGCGCGGCGCAGCACCGGCCTGGTCCAGCCGCCGCTGCACGCGCTGGCCGCATGGGAGGTCTACCGCCACGCGGCGGCGCACGGCGCGGCCTGCGTCAGCGCGGCCCGCACCGAGCTGGCCTGGCTCTACCCGCGGCTGGTGGCCCAGCAGGAGTATCTGACCGAGCGGCGCGACGCCGGCGGGACCGGGCTGGCCTCCATCGTGCACCCGTGGGAGTCCGGGCTGGACAACAGCCCGGCGTGGGACCAGGCGCTGGCCGCGGTGCCGGCCGACCACACCCTGCTGGCTCGCTATCAGCGGCGGGATCTGGCCGTGTCGGACGCCGCGCACCGGCCGACCGACGAGGATTACGCCCGCTATGTCGGGCTGGTGCTCAGCTACCGGGACTCCGGCTATTCGGACAGCGAGCTGATCGAGCGGCACCCGTTCGTGGCCGAGTGCCCGGCGTACAACAGCATCCTGGCCGTCGCCGAACTCGCCCTGGCGCAGATCGCCGGAGTGCTGGGCCGGCCGGCCGACGCCGGGCGGCACCGGGACCGGGCCCGGGAGATCACCACGGCCCTGTCCCGCCGGCTGTGGGATCCGGCGAGCGCCTCGTTCCGGGTCCGGGACGCACGGACCGGGCGGCTCAGCCCGGCGCACTGCGTGAGCGGCCTGCTGCCGCTGATGCTGCCGGACCTGCCGGCCGAGCAGGTGCAGGCGATCATGGCGGATGTCCGCTCGGAGCGTTTCCGGCTGCCGGTGCCGAGCGTGGACCGGACGTCGCCGGCCTTCGACCCGCACCGGTACTGGCGCGGACCGGTCTGGGTGAACGTGAACTGGCTGCTGCGCCGCGGCATGCTGGTGCACGGTTTCCGCGGTGCGGCCGAGGAGCTGCGCCGGGCGCTGCTGCGGCTGGTGCACGAGCACGGCCACTACGAGTACTTCCACCCGGAGACCGGAGAGGGACTGGGGGCGCCGACCTTCGGCTGGACCGCGGCACTCTGCCTGGACCTGCTCGCCGACCGCTCGGCGCCCGCGTACTCCCGGACCTAG
- a CDS encoding DNA polymerase ligase N-terminal domain-containing protein: MPDRLDEYRRKRDPARTPEPVPQSPPAPREPGRRFVIQQHHARSLHWDVRLERDGVLVSFAVPRGLPRDQARNHLAKHTEDHPLEYLDFAGEIPAGEYGGGRMTIFDAGTYETGKWRSDEISVTFHGDRTKGRYVFFQTDGADWMVRRMDPPEPGWEPMPADLSPMLATRAGTLPPDDADWGYELAWGGQRVLTYLSGGRVRLSGPGGKELISLFPEVRALGPALAPVEAIFDGELVAFDGTRPAADQTARTARTRNPRPVQLLLYDLLWLDGHRTTELLRYAERRELLDDLAPAGPHWQTPPYFPGGGRFALDAARSQGLSGVVAKRLDSPYLPGRTTRLWLDIEVS; this comes from the coding sequence ATGCCGGACCGCCTGGACGAATACCGCCGCAAGCGGGATCCCGCCCGCACCCCCGAACCGGTGCCGCAGTCGCCACCGGCGCCGCGCGAGCCGGGCCGACGCTTCGTCATCCAGCAGCACCATGCCCGGAGCCTGCACTGGGATGTCCGGCTGGAGCGGGACGGCGTGCTCGTCTCGTTCGCCGTCCCGCGCGGCCTGCCCCGCGATCAGGCCCGCAACCACCTGGCCAAACACACCGAAGACCACCCGTTGGAGTATCTGGACTTCGCCGGCGAGATCCCGGCCGGCGAGTACGGCGGCGGCCGGATGACCATCTTCGACGCGGGCACATACGAGACCGGCAAGTGGCGGTCCGACGAGATCAGTGTCACGTTTCACGGTGACCGCACGAAGGGGCGATACGTCTTCTTCCAGACCGACGGGGCGGACTGGATGGTCCGCCGGATGGATCCGCCGGAGCCGGGCTGGGAGCCGATGCCCGCCGACCTGAGTCCGATGCTGGCCACCCGGGCCGGCACGCTGCCGCCCGACGACGCCGACTGGGGCTATGAGCTGGCCTGGGGCGGCCAGCGCGTACTGACGTACCTGAGCGGCGGAAGAGTGCGGCTGAGCGGACCCGGCGGCAAAGAGCTGATCTCGCTGTTTCCCGAGGTCCGGGCCTTGGGCCCGGCCCTCGCTCCGGTCGAGGCGATCTTCGACGGCGAGCTGGTGGCCTTCGACGGCACCCGTCCGGCGGCCGACCAGACCGCTCGCACGGCCAGGACCAGAAACCCCCGACCCGTTCAATTGCTGCTGTACGACCTTCTCTGGCTGGACGGTCATCGCACCACCGAGCTGCTCCGCTACGCCGAGCGGCGGGAACTCCTGGACGATCTGGCCCCGGCCGGCCCGCACTGGCAGACCCCGCCGTACTTCCCGGGCGGCGGTCGATTCGCCCTGGACGCGGCACGTTCGCAAGGCTTGTCCGGGGTCGTGGCGAAGCGGCTCGATTCGCCCTACCTTCCCGGACGCACGACCCGATTGTGGCTGGATATCGAGGTGAGTTGA
- a CDS encoding FAD-dependent monooxygenase, with protein MTLRILVVGAGIAGLAAARGLRVAGFRPDVVEALPATMSPGAGIYLPGNASRALRLLGLDVPLRPLGDLIFRQVFLDARGRDLFEMDVAGLWAGVGESRALSRADLQQVLLTGVGGEVRYDTEVRDVEIVDGAAKVAFSTGAMAEYDLVIGADGRRSQIRERIGLGGPAVPTGQIVYRAVVSGGPPLTDWTAVLGRRAQFVAMPMGGRRIYCYADETAPDTPDPADPIERLREVFGQFGGPVPAILDRIEKVSVARTDEVVLPSWSRGPVVLVGDAAHATAPTLAQGAAMSFEDGFVLGRELRRAEGDIPVALRAYEDRRRPRCAEVRDRTRERDRTRDVPPSLRDPMLRRRGLRIFTDHYRGLVPAV; from the coding sequence ATGACCTTGCGCATCCTCGTGGTGGGCGCCGGCATCGCCGGTCTGGCGGCCGCTCGGGGCCTGCGAGTGGCGGGCTTCCGGCCGGACGTGGTGGAGGCCCTGCCGGCCACCATGAGCCCCGGCGCCGGGATCTACCTGCCCGGCAACGCCTCGCGTGCGCTGCGCCTGCTCGGCCTCGACGTCCCGCTGCGCCCGCTGGGTGACCTGATCTTCCGGCAGGTCTTCCTCGACGCGCGCGGCCGCGACCTGTTCGAGATGGATGTGGCCGGGCTCTGGGCCGGGGTCGGCGAGTCCCGTGCGCTGTCCCGCGCCGACCTGCAGCAGGTGCTGCTCACCGGGGTCGGCGGCGAGGTGCGCTACGACACCGAGGTGCGCGACGTCGAGATCGTCGACGGGGCCGCCAAGGTGGCGTTCTCCACCGGCGCCATGGCCGAGTACGACCTGGTGATCGGCGCCGACGGCCGCCGCTCGCAGATCCGCGAGCGGATCGGCCTGGGCGGCCCCGCGGTGCCCACCGGCCAGATCGTCTACCGCGCGGTGGTCTCCGGCGGGCCACCGCTCACCGACTGGACCGCGGTGCTGGGCCGGCGCGCCCAGTTCGTCGCGATGCCGATGGGCGGTCGCCGGATCTACTGCTACGCCGACGAGACCGCGCCCGACACCCCTGACCCGGCCGACCCGATCGAGCGGCTGCGCGAGGTGTTCGGCCAGTTCGGCGGTCCGGTCCCGGCGATCCTCGACCGGATCGAGAAGGTGTCGGTCGCCCGCACCGACGAGGTGGTCCTGCCGTCCTGGTCCCGCGGCCCGGTGGTGCTGGTCGGCGACGCGGCGCACGCCACCGCGCCGACCCTGGCCCAGGGTGCCGCGATGTCCTTCGAGGACGGCTTCGTGCTGGGCCGGGAGCTGCGCCGGGCGGAGGGGGACATCCCGGTCGCGCTGCGTGCCTATGAGGATCGCCGCCGCCCCCGATGCGCCGAGGTGCGCGACCGGACCCGCGAGCGGGACCGGACCAGGGACGTGCCGCCGTCGCTGCGCGACCCGATGCTGCGCCGTCGCGGCCTGCGGATCTTCACCGACCACTACCGGGGTCTCGTCCCCGCCGTATAG
- the ctaD gene encoding cytochrome c oxidase subunit I: MTTVAPSPIATRPYPVRRQVKGSAFARILRTTDAKQIGIMYMVTAFVFFLLGGLMALLMRAELARPGMQLLSPEQFNQLFTMHGTIMLLFFATPIVFAFGNYVVPIQIGAPDVSFPRLNAFAYWLYLFGGLITIGGFLTPGGAADFGWFAYTPLSDSLHSPGVGGNMWVVGLAISGLGTILGSVNLITTILTLRAPGMTMFRMPIMTWNMLVTALLAVMVFPFLAAALFALAADRVLGAHVFDVATGGPMLWQHLFWFFGHPEVYIIALPFFGIITEVIPVFSRKPLFGYKGLVAATLLIGALSMSVWAHHMFVTGQVLLPFFSFLSFLIAVPTGMKFFVWIGTMWRGQISFEPPMLFAIGFMVTFLFGGLSGVLLAAPPIDFHVSDSYFVIAHFHYVLFGTIVFAVFSGIYFWFPKMFGRYLDERLAKVHFWLTFVGFHTTFLVQHWLGTKGMPRRYADYLPTDGFTTLNTISTIGSFILGLATLPFLYNIWKSYKVGRVATADDPWGHGNSLEWATSSPPPLRNFDRMPRIRSERPAFDLKFPELAAGEYGALAGPPEGGARPLTHESDGGASYAEDIQHD, encoded by the coding sequence GTGACGACCGTTGCGCCGTCGCCGATCGCGACCCGTCCATATCCGGTCCGGCGGCAGGTCAAGGGTTCGGCCTTCGCCCGAATCCTGCGCACGACGGACGCGAAGCAGATCGGGATCATGTATATGGTCACCGCCTTCGTGTTCTTCCTGCTGGGCGGCCTCATGGCGCTGCTGATGCGCGCCGAGCTGGCCCGCCCCGGCATGCAGCTCCTGTCGCCCGAGCAGTTCAACCAGCTGTTCACCATGCACGGCACGATCATGCTGCTGTTCTTCGCGACGCCGATCGTGTTCGCCTTCGGCAACTACGTGGTGCCGATCCAGATCGGCGCGCCCGACGTGTCGTTCCCCCGGCTGAACGCGTTCGCGTACTGGCTGTACCTCTTCGGTGGTCTGATCACCATCGGCGGCTTCCTCACCCCCGGTGGCGCGGCCGACTTCGGCTGGTTCGCCTACACGCCGCTGAGTGACTCGCTGCACTCGCCGGGCGTCGGCGGCAACATGTGGGTGGTCGGCCTGGCCATCTCCGGTCTGGGCACGATCCTCGGCTCGGTCAACCTGATCACCACGATCCTGACCCTGCGGGCACCCGGCATGACCATGTTCCGGATGCCGATCATGACCTGGAACATGCTGGTCACGGCGCTGCTCGCGGTGATGGTCTTCCCGTTCCTGGCGGCCGCGCTGTTCGCGCTCGCCGCCGACCGTGTCCTCGGCGCGCACGTCTTCGACGTGGCCACCGGCGGCCCGATGCTCTGGCAGCACCTCTTCTGGTTCTTCGGCCACCCTGAGGTGTACATCATCGCCCTGCCGTTCTTCGGCATCATCACCGAGGTCATCCCGGTCTTCAGCCGCAAGCCGCTGTTCGGCTACAAGGGCCTGGTCGCCGCGACCCTGCTGATCGGCGCGCTGTCGATGTCGGTGTGGGCGCACCACATGTTCGTCACCGGCCAGGTGCTGCTGCCGTTCTTCAGCTTCCTGAGCTTCCTGATCGCGGTGCCGACCGGCATGAAGTTCTTCGTCTGGATCGGCACCATGTGGCGCGGCCAGATCAGCTTCGAGCCGCCGATGCTCTTCGCGATCGGCTTCATGGTGACGTTCCTCTTCGGTGGTCTCTCCGGCGTGCTGCTCGCCGCCCCGCCGATCGACTTCCACGTGTCCGACTCGTACTTCGTGATCGCGCACTTCCACTACGTGCTGTTCGGCACGATCGTGTTCGCGGTCTTCTCCGGCATCTACTTCTGGTTCCCCAAGATGTTCGGCCGGTACCTCGACGAGCGGCTCGCCAAGGTGCACTTCTGGCTGACCTTCGTCGGCTTCCACACCACCTTCCTGGTGCAGCACTGGCTCGGCACCAAGGGCATGCCCCGGCGCTACGCCGACTACCTGCCCACCGACGGCTTCACCACGCTGAACACGATCTCCACGATCGGCTCGTTCATCCTGGGCCTGGCCACGCTGCCGTTCCTCTACAACATCTGGAAGTCCTACAAGGTCGGGCGGGTCGCCACCGCCGACGACCCGTGGGGCCACGGCAACTCCCTGGAGTGGGCCACCAGCAGCCCGCCGCCGCTGCGCAACTTCGACCGGATGCCGCGGATCCGCTCCGAGCGGCCCGCCTTCGACCTGAAGTTCCCGGAGCTCGCGGCCGGCGAGTACGGTGCCCTCGCCGGTCCGCCGGAGGGCGGCGCCCGCCCGCTGACCCACGAGTCGGACGGCGGCGCCAGCTACGCCGAGGACATCCAGCACGACTGA
- a CDS encoding right-handed parallel beta-helix repeat-containing protein, translated as MTNRRMFIRAGGAAAMGVAATAVGSGPAAAAGDEPAYAEGHLGFSVKEFGAKGDGTTDDTAAIQAALDYAAAPGRTGSIVYLPRGTYRTSKALRVHPATTLQGTHGNHIDEGDKTWVQTESRIKPLDTFSGPACIEIVDRDTGGYPAGSAEQRLFHLTLNGSALAAGTGVDGIRFTGKIHGVVVRDVAIFDFPNHAITTAYRTPSDGGPQALYSARFERIAAKGNGGITYSFNNTTDSQFTDLESIEGGSHGFFIAGCGNSCFTNCRSEWSRHNGFDLRGGNGIVELLGCSTDRNGFNGVSIDQNSTGEGVIVLNGLRLNRDGKSDNGGYAGLKINGTAAAPVATAVLVSALAVETGTNDDKTGPTTPQYGVSVDNATTVVLESGIVRGRVAGYRAGGTNTTLKVGATFLSRTAS; from the coding sequence ATGACGAATCGCCGGATGTTCATCCGAGCCGGTGGGGCGGCCGCGATGGGGGTCGCCGCGACGGCCGTCGGCAGTGGCCCGGCCGCGGCCGCCGGGGACGAGCCCGCCTATGCCGAGGGCCACCTCGGGTTCAGCGTCAAGGAATTCGGCGCGAAGGGTGACGGCACCACCGACGACACCGCGGCCATCCAGGCCGCGCTGGACTACGCGGCGGCGCCGGGCCGGACCGGCAGCATCGTGTACCTGCCGCGGGGCACCTACCGGACGTCGAAGGCGCTGCGCGTCCACCCGGCCACCACCCTGCAGGGCACCCACGGCAACCACATCGACGAGGGCGACAAGACCTGGGTGCAGACCGAGTCGCGGATCAAACCGCTCGACACGTTCAGCGGCCCGGCGTGCATCGAGATCGTCGACCGGGACACCGGCGGCTACCCGGCCGGTTCCGCCGAGCAGCGGCTGTTCCACCTCACCCTGAACGGATCCGCGCTGGCCGCCGGCACCGGCGTCGACGGCATCCGCTTCACCGGCAAGATCCACGGCGTGGTGGTCCGCGACGTTGCGATCTTCGACTTTCCGAACCACGCCATCACCACCGCGTACCGCACGCCGAGCGACGGCGGCCCGCAGGCGCTGTACTCGGCCCGCTTCGAACGGATCGCGGCCAAGGGCAACGGCGGCATCACCTACAGCTTCAACAACACCACCGACTCCCAGTTCACCGACCTGGAGTCGATCGAGGGCGGCAGCCACGGCTTCTTCATCGCCGGCTGCGGCAACTCCTGTTTCACCAACTGCCGCTCGGAATGGAGCCGGCACAACGGCTTCGACCTGCGCGGCGGCAACGGCATCGTGGAACTGCTCGGCTGCAGCACCGACCGCAACGGCTTCAACGGGGTGAGCATCGACCAGAACAGCACCGGCGAAGGCGTCATCGTGCTCAACGGGCTGCGCCTAAACCGGGACGGCAAGAGCGACAACGGCGGCTACGCCGGACTCAAGATCAACGGGACGGCGGCGGCGCCGGTGGCGACGGCGGTGCTGGTCAGCGCCCTCGCCGTGGAGACCGGGACGAACGATGACAAGACCGGACCCACGACGCCGCAGTACGGGGTGAGCGTGGACAACGCGACGACGGTGGTGCTGGAGAGCGGCATCGTGCGCGGGCGGGTGGCCGGATATCGGGCCGGAGGCACCAACACGACGCTGAAGGTGGGGGCGACGTTCCTCAGCCGGACCGCTTCGTAA
- a CDS encoding MFS transporter — MLLKPYRETLALPKVMSVLAIATLARIPIAAGAVVLTLHVVTDLGRGYGAAGLVGAAATLGGSLGAPMMGRLVDRRGLRPVLVLTTVAEVIYWIVAQALPYWALLPVAVIGGFLALPAFSVARQSIAALTPESHRLPAFALDSMTTELSFMAGPALGVLISTADHAGPRVAMLALAGGILLAGLGLWLVNPPTRADHEAPVSAGERVARREWLKPRFIAILAVTMAATLVLSGTDVSVVAVLRASGELSWSGLVMTLWALFSLIGGFAYGTVRRGLPVLALFIPMAVFTVPVGLGGSHWWLLAVLLIPAGALCAPTITASSSAVSQMIPAAARGEAMGLHNSALTVGVALGGPLAGLAIDSWGPGWGFTAVGTVGVLVALVVIPAELRRRRDNPPAQPTSTGAPPAASAPVASTAVASVPPASVPPASVQAASAPIASVRAASAEAIPAPVAPVEATSV, encoded by the coding sequence ATGTTGCTCAAGCCTTACCGGGAAACCCTCGCACTGCCCAAGGTCATGTCCGTGCTCGCGATCGCCACGCTCGCGCGCATCCCGATCGCGGCCGGCGCCGTCGTGCTCACCCTGCACGTCGTCACCGACCTGGGCCGGGGCTACGGCGCGGCGGGCCTGGTCGGTGCCGCGGCGACCCTCGGCGGGTCACTCGGCGCCCCGATGATGGGCCGGCTCGTCGACCGGCGCGGGCTGCGGCCGGTCCTGGTGCTGACCACCGTCGCCGAGGTGATCTACTGGATCGTCGCGCAGGCGCTGCCCTACTGGGCGCTGCTCCCGGTCGCCGTGATCGGCGGCTTCCTGGCCCTGCCGGCGTTCTCGGTGGCCCGGCAGTCGATCGCCGCGCTCACCCCCGAGTCGCACCGCCTGCCCGCCTTCGCCCTCGACTCGATGACCACCGAGCTGTCGTTCATGGCCGGCCCGGCCCTCGGCGTGCTGATCTCCACGGCCGACCACGCCGGCCCGCGCGTCGCCATGCTCGCCCTGGCCGGCGGCATCCTGCTGGCCGGCCTCGGCCTGTGGCTGGTCAACCCGCCCACCCGGGCCGACCACGAGGCCCCGGTCTCGGCCGGCGAGCGGGTCGCCCGCCGCGAGTGGCTCAAGCCCCGCTTCATCGCCATCCTGGCCGTCACCATGGCCGCCACCCTCGTCCTGTCCGGCACCGACGTGTCCGTCGTCGCCGTCCTGCGCGCCTCCGGCGAGCTCAGCTGGTCCGGCCTCGTGATGACCCTGTGGGCCCTGTTCTCCCTGATCGGCGGCTTCGCCTACGGCACCGTCCGGCGCGGCCTCCCGGTCCTCGCCCTGTTCATCCCGATGGCCGTGTTCACCGTCCCGGTCGGCCTCGGCGGCTCCCACTGGTGGCTCCTGGCCGTCCTGCTCATCCCGGCCGGCGCCCTCTGCGCCCCCACCATCACCGCCAGTTCCTCCGCCGTCAGCCAGATGATCCCCGCCGCCGCCCGCGGCGAAGCCATGGGCCTGCACAACTCCGCCCTCACCGTCGGCGTCGCCCTCGGCGGCCCGTTGGCCGGCCTCGCCATCGACTCGTGGGGCCCGGGGTGGGGCTTCACCGCCGTGGGCACGGTCGGCGTCCTGGTCGCCCTCGTCGTCATCCCGGCCGAGCTCCGTCGCCGCCGCGACAACCCGCCGGCCCAGCCCACCTCAACCGGGGCGCCCCCGGCTGCCTCGGCGCCGGTCGCTTCGACCGCGGTTGCCTCGGTCCCGCCTGCCTCGGTCCCGCCTGCCTCGGTCCAGGCCGCCTCGGCGCCGATCGCTTCGGTCCGGGCCGCCTCGGCCGAGGCGATTCCGGCGCCGGTTGCCCCGGTTGAGGCGACCTCGGTCTAA
- a CDS encoding LLM class flavin-dependent oxidoreductase: MTMEFGLGLPINDPALLPAWARLAEQHDFATLALLDRLTFDNPEPLIALAVLAGGTDRIRLQTEVLLGPLRSTALLAKQVATLDRMSGGRFVLGIGIGGREDDHEAAGVPLAGRGRLLDAQLADLRRIWRGEPYRAATTPDPRDRSVAPDGAGHPLRHRRAEHPGGTETAGPGGPDGAGRPGGSGVVSRSGGSGVAPSTEDDWGLGRRVAAGVAGIGPRPVAGDGPPILIGGFAPAALRRVARFADGFICAAPLGWAGGLVRTVNEQWEEAGRAGRPRLVCQINVSVGDAATVERGRRAVADYYAFTGRPGFGVPLSDPGEIAEAVAAYREFGADELVFYCYADDPRQIDILAGILR, translated from the coding sequence ATGACCATGGAGTTCGGCCTCGGCCTGCCCATCAATGACCCCGCTCTGCTGCCCGCCTGGGCCCGGCTCGCGGAACAGCACGACTTCGCCACGCTGGCTCTGCTGGACCGCCTCACCTTCGACAACCCCGAGCCACTGATCGCCCTCGCCGTCCTGGCCGGCGGCACCGACCGGATCCGGTTGCAGACCGAAGTGCTGCTCGGCCCGCTGCGGTCGACGGCCTTGCTGGCCAAGCAGGTCGCCACCCTCGACCGGATGTCAGGCGGCCGCTTCGTCCTCGGCATCGGCATCGGCGGCCGCGAGGACGATCATGAGGCGGCCGGTGTCCCCCTCGCGGGCCGCGGCCGTCTCCTTGACGCCCAGCTCGCCGACCTCCGAAGGATCTGGCGCGGCGAGCCCTACCGCGCCGCGACCACCCCGGACCCGCGCGACCGGTCGGTCGCCCCGGACGGCGCGGGTCACCCCCTCCGCCACCGCCGCGCTGAACATCCCGGTGGCACGGAAACCGCTGGTCCCGGCGGGCCCGATGGTGCTGGGCGGCCGGGTGGGTCCGGTGTGGTGTCGCGGTCCGGGGGATCCGGAGTGGCGCCTTCCACGGAGGATGACTGGGGGCTCGGGCGGCGAGTGGCCGCCGGTGTCGCCGGGATCGGGCCGCGGCCGGTTGCGGGGGACGGGCCGCCGATTCTGATCGGGGGATTCGCGCCGGCGGCGTTGCGCCGGGTGGCGCGGTTTGCGGACGGGTTCATCTGTGCGGCGCCGTTGGGATGGGCAGGAGGATTGGTTCGTACTGTCAATGAACAGTGGGAGGAAGCGGGGCGGGCGGGGCGGCCCCGGCTGGTCTGCCAGATCAATGTGTCGGTGGGGGATGCCGCGACGGTCGAGCGGGGCAGGCGGGCGGTGGCCGACTACTACGCCTTCACCGGGCGTCCCGGATTCGGCGTGCCGCTGAGCGATCCGGGGGAGATCGCCGAGGCAGTGGCGGCGTATCGGGAGTTCGGGGCCGACGAACTCGTCTTCTACTGCTACGCCGACGATCCCCGCCAGATCGACATTCTCGCCGGAATTCTGCGCTGA